A part of Fusarium oxysporum Fo47 chromosome III, complete sequence genomic DNA contains:
- a CDS encoding WD40-repeat-containing domain protein, with product MTKRIFPINDWAPAQEVMMESPSESSSLGVSTPAQTANTTLRPEAVAMHTAAPPRNRSMSLSMPWRRPKSFAFGHDHSHSQHLSRHFNDLAVDDTEDEFHELNSAHHEAQHQHHFHTPGAKQIKGIFRRASLSINRMVHRRPSIAEDVEQPETGRPTTSYNNAHSTWSRLRQATVRRSRSIYGFDLKHDQNAYNYENPSHLPIPGFRGEPPVIPSNSGAAAKASAAMQNEYLARQGLYNMWLNPSTNDESNDRESGIGITVTLPGAESETEIEQNAAISTIDFISRLPAELAIHVLANLDASALTKASMVCKNWNKIVSNQHIWRESCLRETTATYATSEPVAPGSGLGVPAISPANDWKDIYRVKQELSQRWKTGKARPVYLNGHKDSIYCLQFDEHKIITGSRDKTIRVWDMHTLECTLIIGPPEVIAEPDMLIDEDGNPTHFASGSSDNERSNFSMPRSTSFPTHHMASILCLQYDDEILVTGSSDSTCIVYDVRAGYRPIRRLRHHTAAVLDLAFDDKHIVTCSKDFSICVWDRHTGDLIKQLRGHSGPVNAVQMRGNTIVSCSGDFRVKLWNIETGKNIREFTGHTKGLACSQFSEDGRYIASAGNDKVIRIWDANTGECLREMRAHENLVRSLHIDSVSGRLVSGSYDTDIKVWDMETGHQLLDFPKWHASWVLSAKSDYRRIVSTGQDPKILIMDFGADVDGIENIESARPLQIEGGFI from the exons ATGACCAAGCGCATTTTCCCCATCAACGACTGGGCTCCTGCTCAAGAGGTCATGATGGAATCTCCCTCCGAATCTTCGTCCTTGGGCGTCTCGACGCCTGCCCAGACTGCGAACACCACTCTCCGCCCTGAAGCAGTCGCCATGCACACAGCTGCCCCCCCTCGAAACCGCAGCATGAGCCTTTCTATGCCCTGGCGACGACCTAAATCATTTGCTTTTGGTCATGACCATTCCCATTCGCAGCATCTTTCTCGGCATTTTAACGATCTCGCTGTTGACGATACCGAAGACGAGTTCCACGAACTGAATAGCGCCCATCACGAGGCccagcaccaacaccacTTCCACACTCCAGGTGCCAAGCAGATCAAAGGCATTTTTCGCCGCGCTTCGCTCTCGATCAACCGAATGGTTCATCGACGACCTTCGATTGCTGAAGATGTCGAACAACCCGAAACTGGTAGACCTACTACTTCATACAACAATGCGCACTCGACTTGGAGCCGTCTTCGACAAGCAACTGTTCGTCGTTCACGATCAATCTATGGATTCGACCTGAAGCATGACCAAAACGCCTACAACTATGAGAACCCTTCACATCTCCCGATTCCCGGTTTCCGTGGCGAGCCACCCGTCATTCCCAGCAACTCTGGAGCTGCTGCTAAGGCCTCAGCTGCTATGCAGAATGAATACCTCGCCCGTCAAGGCCTCTATAACATGTGGTTGAATCCTAGCACCAACGACGAGAGCAACGATCGTGAGAGCGGAATCGGAATTACAGTGACACTTCCTGGAGCCGAGAGTGAGACTGAGATAGAGCAAAATGCTGCTATTAGCACGATCGACTTTATCTCCAGACTTCCTGCAGAGCTCGCTATTCATGTCCTCGCAAACCTCGACGCTTCAGCACTCACCAAGGCCAGCATGGTTTGTAAGAACTGGAACAAGATTGTTAGCAACCAGCACATCTGGCGTGAGTCTTGTCTTCGCGAGACTACTGCCACTTATGCTACAAGTGAGCCCGTTGCGCCTGGAAGTGGTCTTGGAGTCCCTGCTATTTCACCGGCGAATGACTGGAAGGACATTTACCGTGTCAAGCAGGAGTTGAGCCAGCGATGGAAGACTGGCAAGGCCAGACCTGTCTACCTGAATGGACACAAGGATAGCATCTACTGCCTTCAGTTCGACGA GCACAAAATCATTACTGGTTCCCGCGACAAGACGATTCGGGTTTGGGATATGCATACCCTTGAATGCACCCTCATTATTGGACCACCCGAGGTCATCGCCGAACCCGACATGCTCATTGACGAGGATGGCAACCCTACTCATTTCGCTTCAGGATCCTCTGACAACGAGAGGTCAAACTTCTCTATGCCTCGCAGTACATCATTCCCTACACATCACATGGCCTCTATTCTGTGCCTGCAGTATGACGACGAGATCCTGGTCACTGGATCCTCCGACTCTACCTGCATCGTTTACGACGTACGCGCAGGATACCGTCCTATTCGCCGACTCCGACACCACACCGCAGCTGTTCTCGATCTTGCCTTTGACGACAAGCATATCGTCACATGCAGCAAGGACTTCAGCATCTGTGTCTGGGATCGCCACACCGGCGACTTGATAAAGCAGCTTCGGGGACACAGCGGACCTGTTAACGCAGTACAGATGCGGGGCAACACCATCGTGTCTTGTTCGGGAGATTTCCGCGTCAAGTTGTGGAACATTGAAACAGGCAAAAATATTCGTGAGTTCACGGGACACACCAAGGGGCTTGCTTGCTCCCAATTCTCCGAAGATGGCCGATACATTGCATCTGCTGGTAACGACAAAGTTATCCGCATCTGGGATGCCAACACTGGCGAGTGTCTCCGTGAGATGCGCGCCCACGAGAACCTGGTTCGCAGTCTGCACATAGATAGTGTGAGCGGCCGACTGGTCTCTGGAAGCTACGACACCGACATCAAGGTGTGGGATATGGAGACTGGACACCAGCTGCTCGACTTTCCCAAGTGGCACGCAAGCTGGGTTTTGAGTGCGAAGAGTGATTACCGTCGCATTGTCAGCACAGGACAGGACCCCAAGATTTTGATAATGGATTttggtgctgatgttgatggtaTTGAGAATATCGAGAGTGCCAGGCCTCTTCAGATCGAGGGAGGGTTTATCTGA
- a CDS encoding chaperonin 10-like protein — translation MSVPDKFQGFQSPSAEHWTDFQKNSFEPRPFGEYDVDIKIECCGVCASDRHTISGDWGGCPYPLAVGHEVVGKVLRVGDKVTLAKVGDRVGAGAQVWSCLECRQCKNDNETYCKHQIDAYGADYLDTGFKTQGGYSSHSRVHEYWVYPIPEALSSTQAAPMLCAGITVYSPLKRLGAGPGKKVGIVGIGGLGHYGVLFAKALGAEVWAISRSRAKEADARKMGADGFLATGEKDWTEGHKMSFDIIINTATSFEGFALSEYLSLLDVHGHWNSVGLPGGDGISIRNQDFITNGCYIGTSHLGSRREMLEMLQLAADKGIKSWIEEIPISKEGLQQAMEALRTSSVRYRSCMTNYEEAFGA, via the exons atgtctgtTCCCGACAAGTTCCAGGGCTTTCAGTCCCCCAGCGCCGAGCACTGGACCGACTTCCAGAAGAACTCGTTTGAGCCCCGTCCCTTTGGCGAGTACGATGTCGACATCAAGATCGAGTGCTGTGGTGTCTGCGCCAGTGATCGTCACACCATCAGCGGCGACTGGGGCGGTTGCCCTTATCCTCTCGCTGTAGGCCACGAGGTTGTTGGCAAGGTTCTTCGTGTTGGTGATAAGGTCACTCTCGCAAAGGTCGGCGACCGTGTCGGTGCTGGTGCCCAGGTTTGGTCGTGTCTTGAGTGCCGTCAGTGCAAGAATGACAACGAGACCTACTGTAAGCACCAGATCGACGCTTATGGCGCTGATTACCTCGATACTGGTTTCAAGACCCAGGGCGGTTATTCTTCTCACAGCAGAGTGCATGAGTACTG GGTCTACCCCATCCCCGAAGCCCTGTCCAGCACCCAAGCTGCTCCCATGCTCTGCGCCGGTATCACCGTATACAGCCCACTGAAGCGTCTCGGCGCCGGACCCGGCAAGAAGGTCGGTATTGTTGGTATCGGTGGTCTTGGCCACTACGGTGTTCTCTTCGCCAAGGCCCTCGGCGCTGAAGTCTGGGCCATCTCTCGTTCACGAGCCAAGGAGGCCGACGCCCGCAAGATGGGCGCCGATGGCTTCTTGGCCACCGGTGAGAAGGACTGGACCGAGGGCCACAAGATGTccttcgacatcatcatcaacaccgcCACTTCTTTCGAGGGCTTCGCTCTCAGCGAGTACCTGAGCCTTCTCGATGTGCACGGCCACTGGAACTCCGTTGGTCTtcctggtggtgatggtatCTCCATCCGCAACCAGgacttcatcaccaacgGTTGCTACATCGGAACATCGCACTTGGGTAGCCGACGTGAGATGCTCGAGATGTTGCAGCTCGCTGCTGACAAGGGCATCAAGTCGTGGATTGAGGAGATTCCTATCTCCAAGGAGGGTCTTCAGCAGGCTATGGAGGCTCTGAGGACGAGCTCTGTTCGCTACCGATCTTGCATGACCAACTATGAGGAGGCATTCGGTGCTTAA